In the Hordeum vulgare subsp. vulgare chromosome 7H, MorexV3_pseudomolecules_assembly, whole genome shotgun sequence genome, one interval contains:
- the LOC123410332 gene encoding uncharacterized protein LOC123410332, protein MGTREVYEEKLRSGAHLHRDPTINPGLGSARCPRCLSLLNPTTNSGQGDWAITSVLHDATAVTGSGAGAMLSAVHGFNTGIPFVQKHVKGPKWLHLLVGVPPLILFSGASALFGAYALPTFAQLTVTSYYAASSASHYAVSQITRHIEKTHLSGAAEEKS, encoded by the exons ATGGGGACGCGGGAGGTGTACGAGGAGAAGCTCCGCAGCGGCGCCCACCTCCACCGCGACCCCACAATCAACCCCGGCCTCGGCTCCGCCCGCTGCCCCCGCTGCCTCTCCCTCCTCAACCCCACCACCAACTCC GGACAGGGAGACTGGGCCATCACCTCCGTCCTGCACGACGCCACCGCCGTG ACTGGTTCCGGCGCCGGCGCGATGCTCAGTGCGGTGCACGGGTTTAATACAG GGATCCCGTTTGTCCAGAAGCATGTCAAGGGGCCCAAGTGGCTGCACTTACTTGTTGGG GTTCCTCCTTTGATCTTATTCTCTGGTGCCAGTGCTTTATTTGGGG CATATGCGCTCCCAACGTTTGCTCAGCTCACTGTGACATCCTATTATGCTGCATCAAGTGCCTCTCACTATGCAGTTTCACAGATCACACGCCACATCGAGAAGACCCATTTATCTGGCGCTGCTGAGGAGAAGTCTTGA